In a single window of the Actinomycetota bacterium genome:
- the udk gene encoding uridine kinase: MSVAPTRPFLIGVAGGTCSGKTTVAERLTGVVGRQQVALVKLDSYYRDEPGEPMASRVLANYDHPDAFDWALLNEHVKVLQAGGEVHVPVYDYANYCRTGESEVIGGTRIVVIEGILVLNEPELRERFDLKVFVDADSDLRLIRRLRRDVAERGRTVESVLDQYMETVRPSHIQFIEPSKRFADVIFPEGGRNEPALEVLLARVRELLRAGP; the protein is encoded by the coding sequence GTGAGCGTCGCGCCGACCCGCCCGTTCCTGATCGGCGTCGCCGGTGGCACGTGTTCGGGCAAGACCACGGTCGCCGAGCGGCTGACCGGCGTGGTCGGGCGCCAACAGGTGGCGCTCGTCAAGCTCGACTCCTACTACCGGGACGAACCCGGCGAGCCGATGGCGTCGCGGGTCCTCGCGAACTACGACCACCCCGACGCCTTCGACTGGGCCTTGTTGAACGAGCACGTGAAGGTGCTGCAGGCGGGCGGCGAGGTGCACGTTCCCGTCTACGACTACGCGAACTACTGCCGCACGGGTGAGTCCGAGGTGATCGGCGGGACCCGGATCGTCGTGATCGAGGGAATCCTCGTGCTGAACGAGCCCGAGCTGCGTGAGCGCTTCGATCTGAAGGTGTTCGTCGACGCCGACTCGGACCTGCGCCTCATCCGGAGGCTGCGCCGCGATGTCGCCGAACGGGGCCGCACCGTCGAGAGCGTTCTCGACCAGTACATGGAGACGGTGCGACCGAGCCACATCCAGTTCATCGAGCCGAGCAAGCGCTTCGCCGACGTGATCTTCCCCGAGGGAGGTCGCAACGAGCCCGCGCTCGAGGTGCTGCTCGCCCGGGTGCGTGAGCTGCTCCGGGCGGGTCCGTGA
- a CDS encoding DUF3263 domain-containing protein yields MALTEREMALLDFERTWWNHDGPKESMVRERFGCSGEEYYAELNRLLDQPDSIEYDPLGVRRLRRARDRRRRLRLDGSADPASGGLHA; encoded by the coding sequence ATGGCCCTGACCGAACGCGAGATGGCGCTGCTCGACTTCGAGCGCACATGGTGGAACCACGACGGTCCGAAGGAGTCGATGGTCCGTGAGCGCTTCGGCTGCTCGGGTGAGGAGTACTACGCCGAGTTGAACCGCTTGCTCGACCAGCCCGACTCGATCGAGTACGACCCGCTCGGCGTCCGGCGCTTGCGCCGCGCCCGTGACCGCCGACGTCGGCTGCGCCTCGACGGTTCGGCCGATCCCGCGAGCGGAGGTCTCCACGCATGA
- a CDS encoding LytR C-terminal domain-containing protein, with the protein MSNDQPAARGRRPGGMSVSATLSIIVAAIAVLLGFLVLRDINRESGDSSGPDTTDAPDSTTASTTAQSTSSSSSVPMAAFKLMVANASGVGGSARQMSTALQSRGFVVVDPTDAADSYGVIAASVVYTLAGYEAQGEAVATVLGGVEVLAMPSSPPIQTELGEATVLVMLGSDLAGKPLPTPATDTGTTDTGTTDTGTADSTATTG; encoded by the coding sequence ATGAGCAACGATCAGCCAGCCGCCCGCGGCCGCCGTCCGGGGGGGATGAGCGTCTCGGCCACGCTCAGCATCATCGTCGCCGCGATAGCGGTGCTGCTCGGGTTCCTCGTGCTGCGCGACATCAACCGCGAGAGCGGTGATTCGAGCGGTCCGGACACGACCGATGCCCCCGACTCCACGACGGCGAGCACTACCGCTCAGTCCACCTCGTCGTCGTCTTCGGTGCCGATGGCGGCATTCAAACTGATGGTCGCCAACGCTTCCGGTGTCGGGGGCAGTGCCCGCCAGATGTCGACTGCGCTGCAGAGCCGTGGGTTCGTGGTGGTCGATCCGACCGACGCCGCCGATTCCTACGGAGTCATCGCCGCGTCGGTGGTGTACACGCTTGCGGGCTACGAGGCCCAGGGCGAAGCCGTTGCGACCGTGCTCGGTGGGGTCGAGGTGCTCGCGATGCCGTCGTCGCCTCCGATCCAGACCGAGCTCGGAGAAGCCACGGTGCTCGTGATGCTCGGCTCCGACCTCGCCGGCAAGCCCCTGCCCACCCCGGCCACCGATACCGGCACCACCGATACCGGCACCACCGATACCGGTACCGCCGACAGCACCGCGACGACGGGCTGA
- a CDS encoding glycerate kinase, producing the protein MRVLAAVDKFRGTATAAEVARAVGHACWELGHDCDEAPVADGGEGTLDVLGGPNRSSIVTGPLGDPVDAPWRFHRGTAVIEMARASGLALVGGVGGNDAVAASTTGTGELIDRALDLGAERIIVCLGGSATTDGGLGAVRAIHAPARLRAVELVVACDVRTRFTDAALVFAPQKGAGPAQVRMLTNRLERLVQMYRETYGVDVSELPGAGAAGGLAGGLAALGAELVPGFDLVAEEVGLFERVAAADLVITGEGHIDAQSFEGKVVGGVLDLAVHHGVAAAAIAGEVDSDLAGSRAFTRTVSLVELYGIDRATREPLWCIEQAALKLLRE; encoded by the coding sequence GTGCGAGTACTGGCCGCCGTCGACAAGTTCCGTGGCACGGCCACGGCCGCGGAGGTCGCGCGAGCGGTCGGCCATGCATGCTGGGAGCTCGGCCACGACTGCGACGAGGCGCCCGTCGCCGACGGCGGCGAGGGCACGCTCGACGTGCTCGGGGGGCCCAACCGGTCGAGCATCGTCACCGGACCCCTCGGCGATCCCGTCGATGCGCCGTGGAGGTTCCATCGTGGCACCGCGGTGATCGAGATGGCCCGGGCGTCTGGCCTCGCGCTGGTCGGCGGCGTCGGAGGGAACGACGCGGTGGCCGCGAGCACGACCGGCACGGGTGAGCTGATCGACCGGGCGCTTGACCTTGGGGCGGAGCGGATCATCGTCTGCCTGGGTGGCTCGGCGACCACCGATGGCGGGCTCGGAGCCGTGCGCGCGATTCACGCCCCTGCCCGCCTGCGCGCGGTGGAGCTGGTCGTGGCATGCGACGTCCGCACCCGGTTCACCGATGCCGCCCTCGTCTTCGCTCCCCAGAAGGGCGCCGGCCCGGCGCAGGTCCGCATGCTGACCAATCGGCTGGAACGCCTTGTCCAGATGTACCGCGAGACCTACGGCGTCGATGTCAGCGAGCTCCCCGGCGCCGGCGCCGCCGGTGGTCTGGCAGGTGGGCTCGCCGCGCTCGGAGCCGAGCTGGTCCCGGGCTTCGACCTCGTCGCCGAAGAGGTGGGCCTCTTCGAGCGGGTGGCTGCGGCCGACCTCGTGATCACCGGCGAAGGCCACATCGACGCGCAGAGCTTCGAGGGCAAGGTGGTCGGCGGCGTGCTCGACCTGGCGGTGCACCACGGTGTGGCCGCCGCGGCGATCGCCGGCGAGGTGGACAGTGACCTGGCGGGCAGTCGTGCCTTCACCCGCACGGTGTCGCTGGTGGAGCTGTACGGCATCGACCGCGCGACCCGTGAGCCGCTGTGGTGCATCGAACAGGCCGCGCTGAAGCTGCTCCGTGAATGA